The following coding sequences lie in one Arachis ipaensis cultivar K30076 chromosome B03, Araip1.1, whole genome shotgun sequence genomic window:
- the LOC107632802 gene encoding uncharacterized protein LOC107632802 has protein sequence MAPYEALYGQRCQSPLCWYGPEEKGYLGPELVRQTTEDIKRIREGMRTAQSRQKSYADQRRKPLEFQEVDHVFLKITPTGVGRALKVQKLSPRYLGPFQILRRIGKSTYHLAIPPNLSRLHDVFHVSQLRKYQHDPSQVLQQEDVTLKDDLTFELPAIEIVDRSTKQLRSKTIRLVKVAWGSGNSRDYTWEKEADMRQELPDLFTGNNRGEDLLSPQQ, from the coding sequence atggcaccatatgaggcACTGTACGGGCAAAGATGTCAATCTCCTTTATGCTGGTACGGACCAGAAGAGAAAGGCTACTTAGGACCGGAGTTAGTAAGACAGACCACGGAAGATATCAAGAGGATAAGAGAAGGAATGCGCACCGCCCAAAGTCGACAAAAGAGTTATGCAGATCAACGAAGGAAACCCCTCGAATTTCAGGAAGTCGATCACGTATTCCTAAAAATCACCCCCACCGGGGTAGGGAGGGCTCTTAAGGTACAAAAACTAAGCCCCCGGTACCTGGGTCCATTCCAAATCCTCCGACGTATAGGAAAGTCGACATACCATCTTGCCATACCACCAAATCTATCAAGACTACATGACGTGTTCCATGTGTCCCAACTCCGAAAATACCAGCACGATCCAAGCCAGGTGTTGCAGCAAGAGGATGTAACACTCAAAGACGACCTGACCTTTGAACTACCAGCCATAGAGATTGTAGACAGAAGCACGAAGCAACTAAGGAGCAAGACGATACGACTGGTAAAGGTGGCATGGGGTAGCGGTAATTCCAGAGACTACACATGGGAAAAAGAGGCAGACATGAGACAGGAGCTCCCGGACTTATTTACAGGTAACAATCGTGGTGAGGATCTCCTTTCTCCCCAACAGTAA